The sequence CTGAAGCCGTCGTCGGAGTCCTGCAGCCTCCTCATCCCGCCCAGCAGGATCCCCCTGAAGGCCACGGACGCCCTGAAGGTCCTCAAGGGGGCGTTCGTCACCGAGTTCCTCACCACGATGGAGAAGGGCGTCTGCCGGGAGTCtgggggtcaagaggtcaagaaGCCAACGTGGTGAACGTTACGATACCAAAATGAGCCGAACGGTACGTCGTCATGTCACAGGACCTCGAGCCGGAGAGccagggagcagcagcagcagcagagcagcagggaGGAGGGTCGCCATGGCGCtgaggaggacaacaacacaacaacacaacgtcaacaacacacacacactcagccagTCACTGACCTGTAAAGATGTCGAGAGAAGAAGCTCCTGTTGTACGGACTCCTGATCAGCTGCTTTTatagctctcacacacacacacacaaacacacacacacgcacacactcacactcacacacactcacacacacacaaacagctgagTCGTTTACATTCCGGAGTGATGTCACAGGACATTTTGTGTAGAACGAACAGATGAAGGAACATTCCTGATTCATCAACAACTTTGGTGAGataggtgagacaggtgagacatgtgagacaggtgagacatgtgagataggtgagacatgtgagacatgtgagacatgtgagacatgtgagacatgtgagataggtgagacatgtgagacatgtgagataGGTGAGataggtgagacatgtgagacatgtgagacatgtgagacatgtgagataggtgagacatgtgagac comes from Pseudoliparis swirei isolate HS2019 ecotype Mariana Trench chromosome 20, NWPU_hadal_v1, whole genome shotgun sequence and encodes:
- the LOC130210640 gene encoding uncharacterized protein LOC130210640; its protein translation is MSPVSHVSHVSPVSHVSPISPVSPISHVSPISHVSPVSPISHVSPLSPVSPLSHVSPLSPVSHVSPLSHVSPVSPVSPVSPLSHVSPLSHVSHVSPVSHVSPISHVSHVSHVSHVSPISPISHVSHVSPISHVSHVSHVSHVSHVSPISHVSPVSHVSPVSPISPKLLMNQECSFICSFYTKCPVTSLRNVNDSAVCVCVSVCECECVRVCVFVCVCVRAIKAADQESVQQELLLSTSLQVSDWLSVCVLLTLCCCVVVLLSAMATLLPAALLLLLLPGSPARDSRQTPFSIVVRNSVTNAPLRTFRASVAFRGILLGGMRRLQDSDDGFRFEYMEDVNYGPYLESVNGLAGCYDDRTYWELLVQKPNSQVLRPDVGIGCYIPRAGDVIILNFTTY